Within Dictyoglomus sp., the genomic segment AAATCTTGAGTCTTTCTTGCTTGAGAAATAAAACTCTGTACAGGACCTAAAGTAAAGAGAAACAATGAATTATTCTGAAAGAGTGATTTATTCTCTACATCCCAATAAGCTTTGACTGCAGAAGTTATTTTTAAGTGTTCCCATATGGAATGGTCTGGAACTCTTGTATCTGCTGGAAGAAGGGGTATATATTTAGTCCATTCTTCGTTTTTGAATTTTTCCCATATTTTATCTTGCAAGTTTCGCCACAAGAAGAAAAATTTGTTTTTATTATTCCAATTGGAAATTTCTGAGCCAATTTCTGTATAAATTTTCTCTATTTTTTTAAAAATTTCTTTTTTATTAAGATCTTCAACTTGTAATACACTACTGCAAAGAGGATGTCTAATTTCATTAAATTCTTGTTGAATATTTGGAGGTAATAAACTTCTTTCTATACATGAAGCTATTTGGTCAGATCCTTTCTCTTTTTCAACATCGCAAATACCAACTTTTTCTGCATAATTTTTAGCCCTCTCAATATGAGTAGGAATATTAAAACATTTATCAATAGGATCGTGCAAAAAGGCTCTTAATTTTTCCTCAAAACTGCTCATAGGACTAACTCCTCTTTTTTTGATAAAGAGTTCAAAAATTCTTTTATAGGATCTTCAAAAAATCTTTGTTGTTCGTCTAATTTCCAATAATTATTTTCCCTTTTTTCTTTACCTATATAATTTATTCCTCCTGCTGATAATGCAACTATGATAGGAAAGTATAAATTATTGGATTTTATAACTTTAAATATTACAGGAGAAGCATATCTCTCAGACAATCTTTTGTTTGTTTCATAAGGAACTAGTCTGATAGTAAATCTGGAATGCATAACAGGCATTCCAAAAACTGCAGTTTCAAAAATTTGTTTTTTAATTCTATTTCTAAAATGCATATATTCACTACCTAAAAAATTAATGGCACTTTTCCAACTATTTTCTCCTTTAAAGATTAATACTCTTGCTCTATTTAAGTTTGTATATTTTTTTGTGCCTTCGCTACTTTTACAAATTTTTTTGATTTGTTCAATATTAAAATGCAAAAAATTTTTTAATTCTTTCTCATTTTTAATATAACAAGCAAATTGCACAGTCTGATTTCCTTCTGCTTTTATAACTTCAACGTTTCCCCCTCCTCTTCTTCCTCTTGTACCAAATCCCCCAAG encodes:
- the cmr1 gene encoding type III-B CRISPR module RAMP protein Cmr1, whose amino-acid sequence is MYTLNLKCKIITPLFMLGADGKTPELRPSEFKGMMRWWWRAIRAEDNIDNLRKEEAEIFGGTREKEGKSKIKIKITSKINNVGENIQNEISELIGLKYLYYSTFSLRDKGETIIKSFLKPDTEFELQLTSFDKKSFDIACASLWLSIYLGGFGTRGRRGGGNVEVIKAEGNQTVQFACYIKNEKELKNFLHFNIEQIKKICKSSEGTKKYTNLNRARVLIFKGENSWKSAINFLGSEYMHFRNRIKKQIFETAVFGMPVMHSRFTIRLVPYETNKRLSERYASPVIFKVIKSNNLYFPIIVALSAGGINYIGKEKRENNYWKLDEQQRFFEDPIKEFLNSLSKKEELVL